The Pan paniscus chromosome 15, NHGRI_mPanPan1-v2.0_pri, whole genome shotgun sequence genome includes a window with the following:
- the CTSG gene encoding cathepsin G, with the protein MQPLLLLLAFLLPTGAEAGEIIGGQESRPHSRPYMAYLQIQSPAGQSRCGGFLVREDFVLTAAHCWGSNINVTLGAHNVQRRENTQQHITARRAIRHPQYNQRTIQNDIMLLQLSRRVRRNRNVNPVALPRAQEGLRPGTRCTVAGWGRVSLRRGTDTLREVQLRVQRDSQCLRIFDSYDPRRQICVGDRRERKSAFKGDSGGPLLCNNVAHGIVSYGKSSGVPPEVFTRVSSFLPWIRRTMRSFKLLDQMETPL; encoded by the exons ATGCAGCCACTCCTGCTTCTGCTGGCCTTTCTCCTACCcactggggctgaggcag GGGAGATCATCGGAGGCCAGGAGAGCAGGCCCCACTCCCGCCCCTACATGGCGTATCTTCAGATCCAGAGTCCAGCAGGTCAGAGCAGATGTGGAGGGTTCCTGGTGCGAGAAGACTTTGTGCTGACAGCAGCTCACTGCTGGGGAAG CAATATAAATGTCACCCTGGGCGCCCACAATGTCCAGAGACGGGAAAACACCCAGCAACACATCACTGCGCGCAGAGCCATCCGCCATCCTCAATATAATCAGCGGACCATCCAGAATGACATCATGTTATTGCAG CTGAGCAGAAGAGTCAGACGGAATCGAAATGTGAACCCAGTGGCTCTGCCTAGAGCCCAGGAGGGACTGAGACCCGGGACGCGGTGCACTGTGGCCGGCTGGGGCAGGGTCAGCTTGAGGAGGGGAACAGATACACTCCGAGAGGTGCAGCTGAGAGTGCAGAGGGATAGTCAGTGCCTCCGTATCTTCGATTCCTACGACCCCCGAAGGCAGATTTGTGTGGGGGACCGCCGGGAACGGAAGTCTGCCTTCAAG GGGGACTCCGGAGGCCCCCTGCTGTGTAACAATGTGGCCCATGGCATCGTCTCCTATGGAAAGTCGTCAGGGGTTCCTCCAGAAGTCTTCACCAGGGTCTCAAGTTTCCTGCCCTGGATAAGGAGAACAATGAGAAGCTTCAAACTGCTGGATCAGATGGAGACCCCCCTGTGA